A section of the Saccharopolyspora gregorii genome encodes:
- a CDS encoding GNAT family acetyltransferase, translated as MRIRTFAEGDTEAVVALWKSAGLTRPWNDPWADVRRKRTVQPEMFFVAEDGSGGVVGTAMAGYDGHRGWIHYLAVADEQRGTGLGRALVERAEAALAALGCPKVQLQVRPDNTGVVDFYERLGYAPYEVVDLGKRLIPDG; from the coding sequence GTGCGGATCAGGACGTTCGCCGAGGGTGACACCGAAGCGGTGGTGGCGTTGTGGAAGTCGGCGGGCCTGACCCGCCCGTGGAACGACCCGTGGGCCGACGTGCGGCGCAAGCGGACCGTGCAACCGGAGATGTTCTTCGTCGCCGAGGACGGGTCCGGCGGCGTGGTCGGCACCGCGATGGCCGGCTACGACGGGCACCGCGGCTGGATCCACTACCTGGCGGTCGCCGATGAGCAGCGCGGCACCGGGCTGGGGCGCGCGCTGGTCGAGCGGGCGGAGGCCGCGCTGGCGGCGCTGGGCTGCCCGAAGGTGCAGCTGCAGGTCCGCCCGGACAACACCGGCGTCGTGGACTTCTACGAACGGCTCGGCTACGCGCCGTACGAGGTGGTCGACCTCGGCAAGCGCCTCATCCCGGACGGCTGA
- a CDS encoding putative quinol monooxygenase yields the protein MLALVVSLQVKPGHRDGFLAAITADAEASAANEPGCVSFDVVVDTADDHHFFLYEVYRDREALEAHRASPHFAAWTEAAAEHLVPDSRQVTVTERLLHES from the coding sequence GTGCTCGCCCTCGTCGTGTCCCTGCAGGTCAAGCCCGGCCACCGGGACGGTTTCCTGGCCGCCATCACCGCCGACGCCGAGGCGTCCGCGGCGAACGAGCCGGGCTGCGTGAGCTTCGACGTGGTCGTCGACACCGCGGACGACCACCACTTCTTCCTGTACGAGGTGTACCGGGACCGGGAGGCGCTGGAGGCGCACCGGGCGAGCCCGCACTTCGCCGCCTGGACCGAGGCCGCGGCCGAGCACCTGGTGCCGGACTCCCGCCAGGTCACCGTCACCGAACGCCTGCTGCACGAGTCCTGA
- a CDS encoding TetR/AcrR family transcriptional regulator: protein MAGQAARSERVGATREAILDTAERLFAENGVFAVSNRQVSEAAGQGNNTAVGYHFGTKTDLVRAIVRRHAEPIDRIRVRMLAEISPDAGVRDWVECLVRPSIEHLASLGVPTWFARFGAQVMTDPSLRPVMVEESLSEPSLHRIIDGLRRCLPALPDEVRAERNDMARQLMVHMPAERERALADSATTPRSSWDDAATGLVDAITGLWLAPVTAR from the coding sequence ATGGCGGGCCAAGCGGCGCGCAGCGAGCGGGTCGGGGCGACCCGGGAGGCGATCCTGGACACGGCGGAGCGGTTGTTCGCCGAGAACGGGGTGTTCGCGGTGTCCAACCGGCAGGTCAGCGAAGCCGCCGGTCAGGGCAACAACACCGCCGTCGGCTACCACTTCGGCACCAAGACCGACCTGGTGCGGGCCATCGTGCGCAGGCACGCCGAACCGATCGACCGGATCCGGGTGCGGATGCTCGCCGAGATCAGCCCGGACGCGGGCGTCCGGGACTGGGTCGAATGCCTGGTGCGCCCCAGCATCGAGCACCTCGCCTCGCTGGGCGTGCCGACCTGGTTCGCCCGGTTCGGCGCGCAGGTCATGACCGATCCGTCGCTGCGCCCGGTGATGGTGGAGGAATCGCTCAGCGAACCCTCGCTGCACCGGATCATCGACGGGCTGCGCCGGTGCCTGCCCGCGCTGCCGGACGAGGTGCGCGCCGAGCGCAACGACATGGCGCGGCAGCTCATGGTGCACATGCCCGCCGAACGGGAGCGGGCGCTCGCCGACTCCGCCACCACGCCGCGCTCCAGCTGGGACGACGCCGCCACCGGGCTCGTCGACGCCATCACCGGGCTGTGGCTGGCCCCGGTGACCGCCCGCTGA
- a CDS encoding long-chain fatty acid--CoA ligase has protein sequence MIIGFGEAVHWNWNDAAEFDEEAFLSAAMDWHFSPETGSPFWLDRAPSLGFDPRRDVRRHADLARFPNVVNELRGVPIRDLVPRGYGDRPDVLGAFDSGGTTGVPKRVVLLRDWLEHSLAWKSARMDELGFPRDAHWLTVAPSGPHIFGRLMAELPGMRGGVAFTVDLDPRWVRRSIAEGRPDEADRYAEHVVDQVEAVLDTQEIGVLVATPPLLERIAERDRLTEVINDRVRTIMWGGAHLDPDTRHLLRHEVFPDVALRGQYGSTTILGGSMERPGCDGRSCTFDSFSPHTTFTVVDPDTGAEVAEGERGQVVMHHVSRSMLLPNNLERDVATRVAAPAGALGSSVADVAPVPTFENAAVIEGVY, from the coding sequence GTGATCATCGGATTCGGAGAAGCCGTGCACTGGAACTGGAACGATGCCGCTGAGTTCGACGAGGAAGCATTCCTGTCGGCCGCGATGGACTGGCACTTCTCCCCGGAGACCGGTTCGCCGTTCTGGCTGGACCGGGCGCCTTCGCTCGGGTTCGATCCGCGGCGCGACGTGCGCAGGCACGCCGACCTGGCCCGCTTCCCGAACGTGGTGAACGAGCTCCGCGGCGTCCCGATCCGAGACCTGGTGCCGCGGGGCTACGGCGACCGGCCCGACGTGCTCGGCGCGTTCGACAGCGGTGGCACCACCGGTGTGCCGAAGCGGGTCGTGCTGCTGCGGGACTGGCTGGAGCACTCGCTGGCGTGGAAGTCGGCGCGGATGGACGAACTCGGCTTCCCGCGGGACGCGCACTGGCTGACGGTGGCGCCCAGCGGCCCGCACATCTTCGGCAGGTTGATGGCGGAACTGCCCGGCATGCGCGGTGGTGTCGCGTTCACCGTGGACCTCGACCCGCGGTGGGTGCGCCGCAGCATCGCCGAAGGCCGCCCGGACGAAGCCGACCGCTACGCCGAGCACGTCGTGGACCAGGTGGAAGCGGTGCTGGACACCCAGGAGATCGGGGTGCTGGTGGCCACCCCGCCGCTGCTGGAGCGCATCGCCGAGCGCGACCGGCTCACCGAGGTGATCAACGACCGGGTGCGCACCATCATGTGGGGCGGCGCGCACCTGGACCCGGACACCCGGCACCTGCTGCGGCACGAGGTGTTCCCGGACGTGGCGCTGCGCGGCCAGTACGGCAGCACCACGATCCTCGGCGGCAGCATGGAGCGGCCGGGCTGCGACGGCAGGTCCTGCACCTTCGACTCGTTCTCGCCGCACACCACGTTCACCGTCGTCGACCCGGACACCGGTGCGGAGGTGGCGGAAGGCGAGCGCGGGCAGGTCGTGATGCACCACGTCAGCAGGTCCATGCTGCTGCCGAACAACCTCGAACGCGACGTCGCCACCCGCGTCGCCGCGCCCGCCGGAGCGCTCGGATCCTCGGTCGCGGACGTCGCGCCCGTGCCGACCTTCGAGAACGCCGCCGTGATCGAAGGGGTGTACTGA
- a CDS encoding CsbD family protein has translation MGDEDKAQHKAEELKGQAKEKAGDVTGNEQWQAEGKADQAKGGFKQAVEKVKDAVKGR, from the coding sequence GTGGGTGACGAGGACAAGGCCCAGCACAAGGCGGAAGAGCTCAAGGGCCAGGCCAAGGAGAAGGCCGGTGACGTCACCGGCAACGAGCAGTGGCAGGCCGAAGGCAAGGCCGACCAGGCCAAGGGCGGTTTCAAGCAGGCCGTGGAGAAGGTGAAGGACGCCGTGAAGGGGCGCTGA
- a CDS encoding U32 family peptidase: MRETREFLVAQGLPGGGPQLPASGKRFPDGAQYRVEIPSTEGPEVLDAVLDEARAREVPVHRISQGSGGMLLTAVELGTMSRTAAAASVELSLFARPVAAWGTGALATASGGGPVAAQARGTEGLVHALEDVRRTAEAGVRSVLITDLGVLATASRMRESGALPADLRFKISVQMGLSNPASVRIAEQLGADSYNVPTDLDLQQLADIRAATALPLDVYVEAPDDLGGFVRHFEIAEIVRVAAPVHLKFGLRNAPNIYPSGTHLTPTAVALGRERVRRARIGLELLHRYAPEATCSAPAAADLALPRTS; encoded by the coding sequence GTGCGGGAGACACGCGAATTCCTGGTGGCGCAAGGGCTTCCCGGCGGCGGTCCGCAGCTACCGGCCAGCGGGAAGCGCTTCCCCGACGGCGCGCAGTACCGGGTGGAGATCCCCAGCACCGAAGGTCCCGAGGTGCTCGACGCCGTGCTGGACGAAGCCCGGGCGCGCGAGGTGCCGGTGCACCGGATCTCCCAGGGCAGCGGCGGCATGCTGCTCACCGCGGTCGAACTCGGCACGATGTCCCGGACCGCGGCCGCCGCGTCGGTGGAGCTGAGCCTGTTCGCCCGCCCCGTCGCCGCCTGGGGCACCGGCGCCCTGGCCACCGCGAGCGGCGGCGGCCCGGTCGCCGCGCAGGCCCGCGGCACCGAAGGGCTGGTGCACGCGCTGGAGGACGTCCGCCGCACCGCCGAAGCCGGCGTCCGCAGCGTGCTGATCACCGACCTCGGCGTGCTGGCCACCGCGTCCCGGATGCGCGAATCCGGCGCGCTGCCCGCGGACCTGCGGTTCAAGATCAGCGTTCAGATGGGGCTGTCGAACCCGGCTTCGGTGCGGATCGCCGAACAGCTCGGCGCGGACAGCTACAACGTGCCCACCGACCTCGACCTCCAGCAGCTCGCCGACATCCGGGCCGCCACCGCGCTGCCGCTGGACGTGTACGTGGAGGCCCCCGACGACCTCGGCGGGTTCGTGCGGCACTTCGAGATCGCCGAGATCGTGCGGGTCGCCGCACCCGTGCACCTGAAGTTCGGCCTGCGCAACGCGCCGAACATCTACCCGAGCGGCACGCACCTGACGCCGACCGCCGTCGCGCTGGGCCGCGAGCGGGTGCGCCGCGCGCGGATCGGGCTGGAGCTGCTGCACCGCTACGCCCCGGAGGCCACCTGCTCGGCCCCGGCCGCCGCCGACCTCGCCCTGCCGCGCACCTCCTGA
- a CDS encoding metal-dependent hydrolase yields MEAGGHACTGALAGAVSSSTVGALTGADLGVAGTALGALLGAGAALLPDLDADGATAYRSGGRVTALVGEFFQLLARTTYGRTRLPHDPPGDGEHRGLVHTPVFAAGLGLLVALGALLTPWVTGVAMVLVLAPGISALSRSGPKWVRRRLCTDQDAVALIAAVAISWSLAAAGAMAELGWFAGLSITMGMLVHSVGDSATRSGICWTFPIRRRCAKCSRKRAARCSGARWRRGHVLPKSMRWSVGSKQGKRIERTIELVCLVLVAVLLVPDAAEFARTLG; encoded by the coding sequence ATGGAAGCGGGCGGCCACGCGTGCACGGGAGCGTTGGCGGGGGCGGTGTCGAGCAGCACGGTGGGCGCGCTCACCGGCGCGGACCTCGGAGTCGCGGGCACCGCGCTGGGGGCGCTGCTGGGCGCGGGCGCGGCGCTGCTGCCCGACCTGGACGCCGACGGCGCCACCGCCTACCGCAGCGGTGGGCGGGTGACGGCGCTGGTGGGCGAGTTCTTCCAGCTCCTGGCGCGCACCACCTACGGCCGGACGCGACTCCCGCACGACCCGCCCGGCGACGGCGAGCACCGCGGTCTCGTGCACACCCCCGTCTTCGCGGCGGGGCTGGGACTGCTGGTCGCGTTGGGCGCGCTGCTGACGCCGTGGGTGACGGGCGTCGCGATGGTCCTGGTGCTGGCGCCCGGGATCAGCGCCCTGTCCCGGTCCGGGCCGAAGTGGGTGCGCCGCAGGCTGTGCACCGACCAGGACGCGGTGGCGCTGATCGCCGCGGTCGCGATCAGCTGGTCACTGGCGGCGGCGGGTGCGATGGCCGAACTCGGCTGGTTCGCCGGGCTGTCCATCACGATGGGGATGCTGGTGCACTCGGTGGGGGATTCGGCGACGCGCAGCGGGATCTGCTGGACGTTCCCGATCCGCCGCCGCTGCGCCAAGTGCAGCCGCAAGCGGGCCGCGCGGTGCTCGGGGGCCCGCTGGCGGCGCGGTCACGTGCTGCCGAAGTCGATGCGCTGGAGCGTCGGATCGAAGCAGGGCAAGCGGATCGAGCGCACCATCGAGCTGGTCTGCCTGGTGCTGGTCGCGGTGCTGCTGGTGCCGGACGCGGCCGAGTTCGCCCGCACCCTCGGCTGA
- a CDS encoding aldehyde dehydrogenase family protein codes for MGPRQLDALGTTGAFRATRRQQVTAVDGAVLAELSLVPRLHVKRNVAALRRAEPLSAPRRRRALADAARAFLGTVDGIALPEHERAVCRASGVALPVVRAASLALARSAEVAADSVDRARPTGSAAHWLDRAGSGAVWSRRGDVLAVHAPGNHPGTHTEWIEALALGYRIAVRPSGREPFTPHRLVTALRHAGFGPDQVVLLPTDHDVADDLVAAADLALVYGGDQLVRRYGNRSDVLVQGPGRSKVLLADGRPAEHLDVVVDSITGHGGTACVNATAVLVDGDAEDLARLLAERLDAIPAHPADHDAAVLPAHTPARARELEAHLRSKLDGGARLITAGDLVREQPDGSAVLRPAVVLLDAPDAPQAGVELPFPCAWVAPWRPDDGTGPLRDTLVLTAVTGDDGLLTRLVDEPSISNVHVGDHATHLMAPGLPHDGHLAEFLMRSKTVLRTGTEDADPHTRLLGLLSGHWAARAVHVAAELGIADRVRERPLTGAEVAAGAGTDPGATERLLRHLAHLGLLRDTGGGAFTTTGTGALLRDDDPFRDLVRLYGAEFYQAWNELESAVRTGGTAFGHHFGIEHFDHFARHHGTARTFDRAMRAVTRLVGEALPAVAEFPATGTAIDVGGGDGTLLRHVLAANPGLHGVLFDRDHVAGRLDDDCGGRLTAAAGDFFRQVPAGGDVYLLSRVLHDWNDADCARLLRTCRDACEPGARLLVVERLLPDGPGRESLAAAWDMQMLAITGGRERHRDEYEKLLSGAGFAVESARRLPVDLSLLAARAV; via the coding sequence ATGGGACCCCGGCAGCTCGACGCGCTCGGCACCACCGGCGCGTTCCGCGCCACCCGCCGCCAGCAGGTCACCGCCGTCGACGGCGCGGTGCTCGCCGAGCTGAGCCTGGTGCCCCGGCTGCACGTCAAGCGCAACGTCGCCGCGCTGCGCCGGGCCGAGCCGCTGTCCGCGCCGCGGCGCCGACGCGCGCTCGCCGACGCGGCCCGGGCCTTCCTCGGCACCGTGGACGGGATCGCGCTGCCCGAGCACGAACGCGCGGTGTGCCGGGCGTCCGGCGTCGCGCTGCCCGTGGTGCGGGCCGCGTCGCTCGCCCTCGCCCGCAGCGCCGAGGTGGCCGCCGACTCGGTGGACCGGGCACGTCCCACCGGTTCCGCCGCGCACTGGCTGGACCGCGCCGGATCGGGCGCGGTGTGGAGCCGCCGCGGTGACGTGCTCGCCGTGCACGCCCCCGGAAACCACCCGGGCACGCACACCGAGTGGATCGAGGCGCTCGCGCTCGGGTACCGGATCGCGGTGCGCCCCTCCGGACGGGAGCCGTTCACCCCGCACCGGCTGGTCACCGCGCTGCGGCACGCCGGTTTCGGGCCCGACCAGGTGGTGCTGCTGCCGACGGACCACGACGTCGCCGACGACCTGGTGGCCGCCGCCGACCTCGCCCTCGTCTACGGCGGCGACCAGCTGGTGCGCCGCTACGGGAACCGGTCCGACGTGCTGGTGCAGGGCCCCGGCCGGTCCAAGGTGCTGCTCGCCGACGGGCGGCCGGCCGAGCACCTCGACGTGGTCGTCGACTCGATCACCGGTCACGGCGGGACGGCCTGCGTCAACGCCACCGCCGTGCTCGTCGACGGCGACGCCGAGGACCTGGCCCGGCTGCTCGCCGAACGCCTCGACGCGATCCCCGCGCACCCAGCCGACCACGACGCGGCCGTGCTGCCCGCGCACACCCCGGCCCGCGCCCGCGAACTCGAAGCGCACCTGCGGTCCAAGCTCGACGGCGGCGCCCGGCTGATCACCGCGGGCGACCTGGTGCGCGAGCAACCCGACGGTTCCGCGGTGCTGCGGCCCGCCGTCGTGCTGCTCGACGCACCCGACGCACCGCAGGCCGGGGTGGAGCTGCCGTTCCCCTGCGCCTGGGTGGCGCCGTGGAGGCCGGACGACGGCACCGGACCGCTGCGCGACACCCTGGTGCTCACCGCCGTCACCGGCGACGACGGGTTGCTCACCCGGCTCGTCGACGAACCGAGCATCAGTAACGTGCACGTCGGCGACCACGCCACCCACCTGATGGCGCCGGGACTCCCGCACGACGGGCACCTCGCCGAATTCCTGATGCGCAGCAAGACGGTCCTGCGCACCGGGACCGAGGACGCCGACCCGCACACCAGGCTGCTCGGGCTGCTGTCCGGGCACTGGGCGGCGCGCGCCGTGCACGTCGCCGCCGAACTCGGCATCGCGGACCGGGTGCGGGAGCGGCCGCTGACCGGTGCGGAGGTCGCCGCCGGTGCCGGCACCGATCCCGGCGCGACCGAACGGCTGCTGCGCCACCTCGCGCACCTCGGCCTGCTCCGCGACACCGGGGGCGGCGCGTTCACCACGACCGGGACCGGCGCGCTGCTGCGCGACGACGACCCGTTCCGCGACCTGGTCCGGCTCTACGGCGCCGAGTTCTACCAGGCGTGGAACGAGCTGGAGTCCGCGGTGCGCACCGGGGGGACCGCCTTCGGCCACCACTTCGGCATCGAGCACTTCGACCACTTCGCCCGGCACCACGGCACCGCGCGGACGTTCGACCGCGCCATGCGCGCCGTGACCCGGCTGGTGGGGGAGGCGTTGCCCGCGGTGGCGGAGTTCCCGGCGACGGGCACCGCGATCGACGTCGGCGGCGGTGACGGCACCCTGCTGCGGCACGTCCTCGCGGCGAACCCCGGCCTGCACGGGGTGCTGTTCGACCGCGACCACGTCGCGGGCCGCCTCGACGACGACTGCGGCGGCCGGTTGACGGCCGCGGCGGGCGACTTCTTCCGGCAGGTGCCCGCGGGCGGCGACGTCTACCTGCTGTCCCGGGTCCTGCACGACTGGAACGACGCGGACTGCGCGCGGCTGCTGCGGACCTGCCGGGACGCCTGCGAACCCGGTGCGCGGCTGCTCGTCGTGGAGCGGCTGCTGCCGGACGGTCCGGGCCGGGAATCGCTGGCCGCGGCCTGGGACATGCAGATGCTGGCGATCACCGGCGGTCGCGAACGGCACCGCGACGAGTACGAGAAGCTGCTCAGCGGCGCCGGGTTCGCCGTCGAATCGGCGCGGCGGCTGCCGGTGGACCTGTCGCTGCTCGCCGCCCGGGCCGTGTGA
- a CDS encoding thiamine pyrophosphate-requiring protein — translation MADPKNVAEHIVERLGAWGARRFYGYPGDGIGGVIAALRTAPGTEFIQVRHEETAGFAACADVKYGGSELGCCAVTSGPGAVHALNGLYDAKLDHQPVVALLGHTASTALGGGYYQEIDLTNLFKDVAGDFCEQLVEPSQVRHLVDRACRTALAHRTVTALVLPSDLLEREAVPEPPAEHGYYRTSAVPSTPVGAAGPRGIAQAADVLNAGEKVAILAGAGAHGATDALTAVADRLGAGAAKALLGKTVLDDALPWVTGPIGLLGSTASWHLMRECDTLLIVGSNMPYTEFYPAPKQARAVQIDVDGARCGLRYETEVNLVGDARATLEALLPQLDERADGTWREHIGKWTRRWESYSEKRADADTSGLNPELVVRELSRRLPGDVMVAADCGTATSWYARDLEMRPGMLGSLSGTLLSMGGGLPYALAAKFAHPERPVVALVGDGAMQMNGVNELITVAKYWREWADPRFTVLVLANDDLSYVTWETRAMLGDKPYPEAQHLPEVPYARWAELLGLSGHELADADQAGPVWDAALHADRPAVVDARVDPAVPLVPPHVTVSQALNTARSQVKGDPDALRIIADGVRETIGAKARSVLSAPLD, via the coding sequence GTGGCTGATCCGAAGAACGTCGCCGAGCACATCGTCGAACGCCTCGGCGCCTGGGGAGCGCGCCGCTTCTACGGCTACCCGGGCGACGGGATCGGCGGGGTGATCGCCGCGCTGCGCACCGCTCCCGGCACCGAGTTCATCCAGGTCCGGCACGAGGAGACGGCGGGGTTCGCGGCCTGCGCGGACGTGAAGTACGGCGGCAGCGAGCTGGGCTGCTGCGCCGTGACGAGCGGCCCGGGCGCGGTGCACGCGCTCAACGGGCTCTACGACGCGAAGCTCGACCACCAGCCCGTGGTGGCGCTGCTCGGGCACACCGCGAGCACCGCGCTCGGCGGCGGCTACTACCAGGAGATCGACCTGACGAACCTGTTCAAGGACGTCGCGGGCGACTTCTGCGAGCAGCTGGTGGAACCCAGCCAGGTCCGCCACCTCGTCGACCGCGCGTGCCGCACCGCGCTGGCCCACCGGACGGTGACGGCGCTGGTGCTGCCGAGCGACCTGCTGGAGCGGGAAGCGGTGCCGGAGCCGCCCGCCGAGCACGGCTACTACCGGACCTCCGCGGTGCCGAGCACCCCGGTCGGGGCCGCCGGCCCCCGGGGCATCGCGCAGGCCGCAGACGTGCTCAACGCGGGGGAGAAGGTCGCGATCCTCGCGGGAGCGGGCGCGCACGGGGCCACCGACGCGCTCACCGCGGTCGCCGACCGGCTCGGCGCCGGGGCCGCGAAGGCGTTGCTGGGCAAGACCGTCCTGGACGACGCGCTGCCGTGGGTCACGGGACCCATCGGGCTGCTCGGTTCGACCGCGAGCTGGCACCTGATGCGCGAGTGCGACACCCTGCTGATCGTCGGCTCGAACATGCCCTACACCGAGTTCTACCCGGCGCCGAAGCAGGCGCGGGCCGTGCAGATCGACGTGGACGGCGCCCGCTGCGGCCTCCGCTACGAGACCGAGGTGAACCTCGTCGGCGACGCCCGCGCGACCCTGGAGGCGCTGCTGCCGCAGCTCGACGAGCGCGCCGACGGCACGTGGCGCGAGCACATCGGGAAGTGGACGCGGCGCTGGGAGTCCTACAGCGAGAAGCGCGCCGACGCGGACACCAGCGGGCTCAACCCGGAGCTGGTGGTGCGGGAGCTGTCCCGGCGGCTGCCCGGCGACGTGATGGTCGCCGCGGACTGCGGCACCGCCACCAGCTGGTACGCCCGCGACCTGGAGATGCGGCCCGGCATGCTCGGCAGCCTCTCCGGCACCCTGCTGTCGATGGGCGGCGGGCTGCCCTACGCGCTCGCGGCGAAGTTCGCCCACCCCGAGCGGCCGGTGGTCGCGCTCGTCGGGGACGGGGCGATGCAGATGAACGGGGTCAACGAGCTGATCACGGTGGCGAAGTACTGGCGGGAGTGGGCGGATCCGCGGTTCACCGTGCTGGTGCTCGCCAACGACGACCTGTCCTACGTGACCTGGGAGACCAGGGCCATGCTCGGCGACAAGCCCTACCCGGAGGCCCAGCACCTGCCGGAGGTGCCGTACGCGAGGTGGGCCGAGCTGCTCGGCCTGTCCGGGCACGAGCTGGCCGACGCCGACCAGGCCGGACCGGTGTGGGACGCGGCGCTGCACGCCGACCGGCCCGCCGTCGTGGACGCCCGGGTCGACCCGGCGGTGCCGCTCGTGCCGCCGCACGTGACGGTGTCGCAGGCGCTGAACACGGCCCGCTCGCAGGTGAAGGGCGACCCGGACGCGCTGCGGATCATCGCCGACGGGGTGCGCGAGACGATCGGCGCGAAGGCCAGGTCCGTGCTCAGCGCGCCCCTCGACTGA
- a CDS encoding aromatic amino acid ammonia-lyase codes for MIRVDGRTLRCADVADAARTAGPPAIDLSTAALRVAEHSWRLADELSTERVVYGRTTGVGANKDDVVGDRDSAEHGLRLLRSHAGGSGEPMSPEHTRGTLLIRLNQLVAGRAGVSPDLITALAQAVRTGALPLVHRLGAIGTGDLAPLAEIALALAGERPWLSGRVEPVEIAAGDALAFMSSNAATLAEATLATLDLERLTRASHVVAALTYVALDGNPEAYATPVHEARPHAGQVGCAAQMRRLLGLDSTPKPGRRIQDPFGLRAYPQVQGAAVDAVHYLRDVLAIEINAGTENPMISVVHRDAYHHAHFHTAYVASALDWVRATVHQVAELSAARLGDLVEPEFTGLRPFLAAGPTGSSGVMILEYVAHDALAELRHAALPATLGTAVVSRGLEDHASFSTQAARATTAAAAAYRRLLACELVAAVRALRMREADLVDVPVRDAFRLAADTLDPRVEDRPLTEDISKAGDLLDELVRI; via the coding sequence GTGATCCGGGTGGACGGCCGCACGCTGCGGTGCGCCGACGTCGCCGACGCCGCGCGGACCGCGGGACCGCCGGCGATCGACCTGTCCACGGCGGCGCTGCGGGTGGCCGAGCACTCGTGGCGGCTCGCCGACGAGCTCAGCACCGAACGCGTCGTGTACGGCCGGACCACCGGCGTCGGCGCCAACAAGGACGACGTGGTCGGCGACCGCGACTCCGCCGAGCACGGGCTCCGGCTGCTGCGCAGCCACGCGGGCGGCAGCGGCGAACCCATGTCCCCCGAGCACACCCGCGGCACGCTGCTGATCCGGCTCAACCAGCTCGTCGCGGGCCGCGCGGGCGTCAGCCCCGACCTGATCACCGCGCTCGCCCAGGCGGTCCGCACCGGAGCGCTGCCGCTGGTGCACCGGCTCGGCGCCATCGGCACCGGCGACCTCGCACCGCTCGCCGAGATCGCGCTCGCCCTCGCCGGAGAACGCCCCTGGCTGTCCGGGCGGGTCGAGCCGGTGGAGATCGCGGCGGGCGACGCGCTCGCGTTCATGAGCAGCAACGCCGCCACCCTCGCCGAAGCGACCCTCGCCACCCTCGACCTGGAGCGGCTCACCCGCGCCAGCCACGTCGTCGCCGCCCTCACCTACGTCGCCCTCGACGGCAACCCGGAGGCGTACGCGACGCCGGTGCACGAAGCCCGCCCGCACGCCGGGCAGGTCGGTTGCGCCGCCCAGATGCGGCGGCTGCTCGGGCTGGACAGCACTCCGAAACCGGGCAGGCGCATCCAGGACCCGTTCGGGCTGCGCGCCTACCCGCAGGTGCAGGGCGCCGCCGTGGACGCGGTGCACTACCTGCGGGACGTGCTCGCCATCGAGATCAACGCGGGCACCGAGAACCCGATGATCTCGGTGGTGCACCGCGACGCCTACCACCACGCGCACTTCCACACCGCCTACGTCGCCTCCGCGCTCGACTGGGTGCGGGCGACGGTGCACCAGGTGGCGGAGCTCTCCGCCGCGCGCCTCGGCGACCTGGTCGAGCCGGAGTTCACCGGGCTGCGCCCGTTCCTCGCCGCCGGCCCCACCGGCAGCTCCGGGGTGATGATCCTCGAATACGTGGCGCACGACGCGCTCGCGGAGCTGCGCCACGCCGCGCTGCCCGCCACCCTCGGCACCGCCGTCGTCTCCCGCGGGCTCGAAGACCACGCCAGCTTCTCCACCCAGGCCGCGCGCGCCACCACCGCTGCCGCCGCCGCGTACCGGCGGCTGCTGGCCTGCGAGCTCGTCGCCGCGGTGCGGGCGCTGCGGATGCGCGAGGCCGACCTGGTGGACGTGCCGGTGCGGGACGCGTTCCGGCTCGCCGCCGACACCCTCGACCCGCGGGTGGAGGACCGGCCGCTCACCGAGGACATCAGCAAGGCCGGGGACCTCCTCGACGAGCTCGTCCGCATCTGA